The Nicotiana tabacum cultivar K326 chromosome 5, ASM71507v2, whole genome shotgun sequence sequence aTTCTTGTTGTGCTGATTAAAAAGGAAAAGGTGCTACGTAAATTAAGACGGAAGGAGTATTTTCTTTCCAGAATGTCCTTTTGCTTAAGGAAAATTAATAGGTTACGTAATGATTTTTGGCTAAAAACGCATATATTTAATCATTGTTGTCTCacattttagtacttttaattatcttttgagtattaattatattgttCTATGgttaataatatattttaattgTATAGAAATAAAAGGGTGTGAAGATGAAAAGATTtgaaacaaaattaaataaaatatggaagaaaaaagaaaggaagaaggagaggagacaagaaaggaggacatcgTCATTATCATAATGATTAATATATACTAAAAAAACAACAAACACCAAGGAGGGAATTGATGTTAAGGGAGGATTTGAAGGTTGGAAGCTTACTGTCTCCAGTGCCAGGGTCTGGACGTCGGGGCGGAGACTTTTCCTATTTAGTCCGGACAAAGTTATTTCGGCCCAAGATCTCCTCCCTCCCCCTCCCTCCCTCCTTTCCCCTAACTCGTATAAaggaagttctaaatttattttggaggggatctaacatactttgaaggagaatttATGTGGAGGAATACACAACAAGCTTGGaagaggcttctaactagtttttccttcttttctcttcctttaatttcatagttcaTTAATTCTAGAGTTTTGGATGATGCATGAACATTGTAGTTTGAagtgttcttattattttatcatattaatttatttattcaatcttgcgcttaatttgattgcttgatcaccaattgaatactatctacgaatctaggattgaactcgggagagggaattctatattgcatataagattgagtagagcaagatcttgcACTCGAGTATTGGGaacggatttgcggttaggataggaacatacctaatcgccttgcttggttattatacgggaattataaatgcgttttcgttaatcctaattccataggaatataggcattaggttagcttgaataggtgagtagtacttcgggagaagacTACAAGCAATATTAACCCCGTCAATCAATAAACTAGaaaaattaattagacaatttaggtaaaaaaaaactcaacgggattgttagctaacccataactCTAGAATATTCTCTCCCATTGAATTCGTCTTTAAGCTTGTCGTTATTTTCTTTAATCAATTaatttgttactctagattaattttagttaaatattcatacgttaggattcgcttgaatagattaattggtttaatttagttgatagttaatcacaagtccatgtgggtatgatatctggacttacaatcctatattacttgtcgaccacgtatacttgcgtgtgcgtgcgtttgggagcaacaccTAAGTAGCTAGAAAATAGaacttaaaaaggaaaaaaaggaaggaaCGCAAACATTTTAGGAAAAATTACGTAGACGCCGCAAATATATGTATTGTAATTACTATTCATAGTTATACTTTCAAAAAGTTACCATCCGTAgctatattttaattttatagaaAACCCACCTGAATATACTAAAACAAGAGATCAATTGTTTTGAGCTgaaacaagagagcaacaagctctCGGAGCTCAGTTGGTTAGACCATGCTTAGTAAAGGTCTTGACTTCGACTCTCAATGAGAGCATTTCATTTTTGTGTATTTCGTCTTGATTGTATTTGTTGCGTGAACGAATACAGTTGATACAGATTGTGTCATTTGTATACACCCCTGTATTTCACCTTGATTCTATTTGTTGCGCAAACAAATACAGTTGATACATATTATATTCGTTGTGCGAATGAATACAGTTGTGCGAATGAATACAGTTGACACAAGTTGTATTCGTTGCGCGTCTGAGTACAAGTGATACCAACTAATAACAACTAAATAGTAACTACGAACGATAATTAGGCAGACTATAGTTACATATAGATTGGCCAAGAAGACTATCATACTATTGTTAGGAGTGCTTGGGATATTCAATGTGAAGGTAATGATATGTGGAAGGTCCAACAGAAACTCAAAGTTGTGACCAAAGCCCTAAGCCGCTGGACAAAAAACTTCATTAGAAATATTTTTGACACTGCAAAGTAGATGGAGGAGAAGATCATTGAAGAAACAAGAGTTAGAGAATGATGAAGCTAACATGATAGAGCTAAACAGAATTAATGATGAATACATCCTTCCTGTGAAGAAAATAAACTCTTTCTGGAAGCCAAAAACCAACTTGAAATGGAACATAGAAGGTTATAATAACACTAGCTATTTTCTTAAGATGataagaggaagaagaaagatattATCTCTTCATAGAATTAAAGGGGAAGATGATCAAAAGATAGAAGGGACAAAAGCTATACCAGAGGCCGCAATAAATTATTAtgagaatattttctcacataaGTATCACAGAACTGATCCACAATTCCTGGATAGTGTTCCATCAATTATACCAAAAGAAGATAATAATGATTTGATGGTTATCCCTATCAAACAGGAAGTAGAACATGCAGTATTTGGAATTGATCCAGATAGTGCGGGTGGACTAGATGGTTTTAAAGGGAAGCTCTTCCAACACTCATGGGACATAATTGAAGATGGCATATGTAGTATGGTTTTGGATATTATAAATGGCAGGGGAGTAAATACGTTCATCACGTATACCTATTTAGTTTTGATTTAAAAGTTGACAATCCTCAAAGCCTCTCAAAATTAAGGCCTATTAGTCTTAGTGTCACAGTCTAAAACTCTCACCGGAGCCGTGGCGGCGTCTAGCACCACTTGCTAGACAAGTCATCA is a genomic window containing:
- the LOC142180782 gene encoding uncharacterized protein LOC142180782, whose protein sequence is MIELNRINDEYILPVKKINSFWKPKTNLKWNIEGYNNTSYFLKMIRGRRKILSLHRIKGEDDQKIEGTKAIPEAAINYYENIFSHKYHRTDPQFLDSVPSIIPKEDNNDLMVIPIKQEVEHAVFGIDPDSAGGLDGFKGKLFQHSWDIIEDGICSMVLDIINGRGVNTFITYTYLVLI